From Streptomyces qinzhouensis, one genomic window encodes:
- a CDS encoding terpene synthase family protein — protein sequence MAQPFVLPDFYVPYPARLNPHVETARTHTRAWAREMGMLEGSGIWEERDLEAHDYAGLCAYTHPDCDADVLSLVTDWYVWVFFFDDHFLEVFKRPHNRAGGRIYLDRLAAFMPPGPDDGMPDPANPVEAGLADLWQRTVPFMSPHWRARFSESTRNLLNESDWELANINEGRIANPVEYIEMRRKVGGAPWSAQLVEFAAGAELPGSVARSRPLRVLTETFADAVHLRNDLFSYQREVEDEGELSNGVLVLETFLGCTTQEAAETVNDLLTSRLQQFENTALTEVPALCLERGLGPGEVAAVGRYTKGLQDWQSGGHEWHLRSSRYMNDDVRPGSALPGVFGTSALDVRTLFGRPAAARLRTLTHRPHEPAGPLLLPEFTLPFPLRLSPHHADAREKSVAWAERTGLLDDIWDEAMIRGFDLALCSAGLDPDATPEELELSAEWLTWGTYADDYYPLVFGRSADLAGAALANERLMACLPLDAPASAPAFAVSPLERGLADLWERTAGPMDRSARGELRDSIGVMLESWLWELYNTAQHRVPDPVDFLEMRRFTFGSDLTMLLCRLRHRAELPAEVLASGPVAALENAAVTYGCLINDLFSYRKEVEFEGELHNAVLVVQTFFDCDYPRGVAIVHDLMEGRLRQFLHLKEHELPVVCADFGLGERQRAALFAYAGELEDWLAGILNWHRHVRRYGPEDPRPDVRAATRIGGPVGLGTAASRLAPSRAG from the coding sequence ATGGCACAGCCCTTCGTCCTGCCCGACTTCTACGTGCCGTATCCGGCGCGCCTCAACCCCCATGTCGAGACGGCACGGACGCATACCCGCGCATGGGCCCGGGAGATGGGGATGCTGGAGGGTTCCGGCATCTGGGAGGAGCGCGATCTGGAGGCGCACGACTACGCCGGGCTCTGCGCCTACACCCACCCCGACTGCGACGCGGACGTCCTCTCGCTGGTCACCGACTGGTACGTCTGGGTCTTCTTCTTCGACGACCATTTCCTGGAGGTCTTCAAACGGCCCCACAACCGTGCGGGCGGGCGGATCTATCTCGACCGGCTGGCCGCGTTCATGCCGCCGGGCCCGGACGACGGCATGCCCGATCCGGCCAATCCCGTGGAGGCCGGGCTCGCCGATCTGTGGCAGCGGACCGTGCCGTTCATGAGTCCGCACTGGCGGGCCAGATTCTCCGAGTCCACCCGCAATCTGCTGAACGAGTCCGACTGGGAGCTGGCCAATATCAACGAGGGCCGGATCGCCAATCCGGTCGAGTACATCGAGATGCGCCGCAAGGTGGGCGGCGCGCCCTGGTCGGCGCAGCTGGTGGAGTTCGCGGCGGGGGCCGAGCTGCCCGGTTCGGTGGCCCGGAGCCGGCCGCTGAGGGTGCTGACGGAGACCTTCGCCGACGCGGTGCACCTCCGCAACGACCTCTTCTCCTACCAGCGGGAGGTCGAGGACGAGGGCGAGCTGAGCAACGGCGTGCTCGTCCTGGAGACCTTCCTCGGCTGTACGACACAGGAGGCGGCGGAGACGGTCAACGACCTGCTGACCTCCCGGCTCCAGCAGTTCGAGAACACCGCGCTCACCGAGGTTCCGGCGCTCTGTCTGGAGCGGGGGCTCGGGCCCGGGGAGGTCGCGGCCGTCGGGCGGTACACCAAGGGGCTCCAGGACTGGCAGTCCGGCGGCCACGAATGGCATCTGCGTTCCAGCCGGTATATGAACGACGACGTCCGGCCCGGCAGTGCTCTTCCGGGTGTGTTCGGTACGTCGGCGCTCGATGTGCGCACGCTCTTCGGCCGCCCGGCGGCGGCCCGGCTGCGGACCCTGACGCATCGGCCGCACGAGCCGGCCGGGCCGTTGCTGCTGCCCGAGTTCACCCTGCCGTTCCCGCTGCGGCTCAGCCCCCATCACGCGGACGCCCGGGAGAAGTCGGTGGCCTGGGCGGAGCGGACGGGACTGCTGGACGATATCTGGGACGAGGCGATGATCCGGGGTTTCGACCTCGCGCTCTGCTCGGCCGGTCTCGACCCCGACGCCACGCCCGAGGAGCTGGAGCTGAGCGCGGAGTGGCTGACCTGGGGCACCTACGCGGACGACTACTATCCGCTCGTCTTCGGCCGCTCCGCCGATCTGGCGGGCGCCGCGCTGGCCAATGAACGGCTGATGGCCTGTCTGCCGCTCGACGCCCCCGCCTCGGCCCCGGCCTTCGCGGTGAGCCCCCTGGAGCGCGGTCTCGCGGACCTCTGGGAGCGCACCGCGGGGCCCATGGACCGGAGTGCCCGGGGCGAACTGCGCGACTCCATCGGGGTGATGCTGGAGAGCTGGCTGTGGGAGCTGTACAACACCGCCCAGCACCGGGTGCCGGATCCGGTGGACTTCCTGGAGATGCGGCGGTTCACCTTCGGCTCGGACCTCACGATGCTGCTGTGCCGGCTGCGGCACCGCGCGGAGCTGCCCGCCGAGGTGCTGGCGAGCGGTCCCGTGGCCGCCCTGGAGAACGCCGCGGTCACCTACGGCTGTCTGATCAACGACCTCTTCTCGTACCGGAAGGAGGTCGAGTTCGAGGGCGAGCTGCACAACGCGGTGCTGGTGGTGCAGACCTTCTTCGATTGCGACTATCCGCGCGGGGTGGCGATCGTGCACGACCTGATGGAGGGGCGGCTGCGGCAATTCCTCCATCTCAAGGAGCACGAACTGCCGGTGGTCTGTGCCGATTTCGGGCTCGGCGAGCGGCAGCGCGCGGCACTCTTCGCCTATGCCGGGGAGCTGGAGGACTGGCTGGCGGGCATCCTCAACTGGCACCGGCACGTCCGGCGGTACGGTCCGGAGGACCCGCGCCCCGACGTCCGCGCCGCGACCCGCATCGGCGGGCCCGTCGGCCTGGGCACGGCGGCGTCCCGGCTCGCGCCGTCGCGGGCGGGCTGA
- a CDS encoding thiolase domain-containing protein: MTPPAGTVPVAVVAFAQTVHRRRTDELSEAEMLMPVLHEVLAATGLRTGDIGFTCSGSSDYLAGRAFSFTLALDGVGAWPPISESHVETDGAWAFYEAWVKLLTGETDTALVYAYGTSSAGELRDVLSRQLDPYYTAPLWPDSVALAALQARALIDAGHTTGPALAAIAARSRADAAANPYAQLRGAVAHGDPVVHPLHTGDCPPVGDGAAALILAAGDRARELCARPAWITGADHRTEAHALGVRDLTDSPSTRLAAERAGVFERPLDLAELHAPFTSQEVVLRRALDLDTRVRVNPSGGALAANPVMAAGLVRIGEAAAAIHRGEAGRALAHATSGPCLQQNLVTVLEGET, from the coding sequence GTGACACCGCCCGCCGGCACCGTCCCCGTCGCGGTCGTGGCCTTCGCCCAGACCGTCCACCGGCGGCGCACCGACGAACTGTCCGAGGCCGAGATGCTGATGCCCGTCCTCCACGAGGTGCTGGCCGCCACCGGACTGCGCACCGGTGACATCGGCTTCACCTGCTCGGGCTCCTCCGACTACCTCGCAGGCCGGGCCTTCTCCTTCACCCTCGCCCTCGACGGCGTCGGCGCCTGGCCCCCGATCTCCGAGTCCCATGTGGAGACCGACGGCGCCTGGGCCTTCTACGAGGCCTGGGTGAAACTCCTCACCGGCGAGACCGACACCGCCCTGGTGTACGCGTACGGCACCTCCTCCGCCGGTGAACTCAGGGATGTCCTCAGCCGCCAGCTCGACCCCTACTACACCGCCCCCCTCTGGCCCGACTCCGTCGCCCTGGCCGCACTCCAGGCCCGGGCCCTGATCGACGCCGGGCACACCACAGGACCCGCCCTCGCCGCGATCGCCGCCCGCAGCCGCGCCGACGCCGCCGCCAACCCGTACGCACAACTGCGCGGTGCCGTCGCCCACGGCGATCCGGTCGTCCACCCGCTGCACACCGGGGACTGCCCGCCCGTCGGCGACGGGGCCGCCGCCCTGATCCTCGCCGCCGGGGACCGGGCCCGCGAACTGTGCGCCCGCCCCGCGTGGATCACCGGCGCCGACCACCGCACCGAAGCCCATGCCCTCGGTGTCCGCGATCTCACCGATTCGCCTTCCACCCGGCTCGCCGCCGAACGCGCCGGAGTCTTCGAACGCCCCCTCGACCTGGCCGAACTGCACGCCCCCTTCACCTCCCAGGAAGTGGTGCTCAGGCGCGCCCTCGACCTCGACACGAGGGTCAGGGTCAATCCGTCCGGCGGAGCCCTCGCCGCCAACCCCGTGATGGCCGCCGGACTCGTCCGGATCGGCGAAGCCGCCGCCGCGATCCACCGCGGCGAGGCCGGCCGCGCGCTGGCCCACGCCACCTCCGGCCCCTGCCTCCAGCAGAACCTGGTCACCGTCCTGGAAGGGGAAACCTGA
- a CDS encoding crotonase/enoyl-CoA hydratase family protein yields the protein MTRHGETPQHETGTGDGRNSEPDAAGESGAAGGKGAGDTRDTRGTKDRNGGNGPGTEHLTVTREGATLILTLDRPQAKNALSLPMLVGLHDGWLAADADDSVRSIVLTGAGGAFCAGMDLKALAGRGMAGPEYRDRLKADPDLHWKAMLRHHRPRKPVIAAVEGPCVAGGTEILQGTDIRVAGESAVFGLFEVRRGLFPIGGSTVRLPRQIPRTHALEMLLTGRPYSAAEARDIGLIGRVVPDGTALAAALEIAAAVNACGPLAVEAVKASVYETADRSEADGLAAELARGGPVFDTEDAAEGARAFAEKRAPVYRRR from the coding sequence ATGACACGGCACGGCGAGACACCGCAGCACGAGACCGGCACCGGAGACGGCAGGAACAGCGAGCCCGACGCGGCCGGCGAGAGCGGCGCGGCCGGCGGGAAGGGCGCGGGGGACACGAGGGACACGAGAGGCACGAAGGACAGGAACGGCGGGAACGGCCCCGGTACCGAACATCTGACCGTGACCCGCGAGGGCGCCACCCTGATCCTCACCCTCGACCGCCCCCAGGCGAAGAACGCCCTCTCCCTGCCCATGCTCGTCGGCCTCCACGACGGCTGGCTGGCCGCCGACGCCGACGACTCCGTCCGCTCGATCGTCCTCACCGGCGCGGGCGGCGCCTTCTGCGCCGGGATGGACCTCAAGGCCCTCGCCGGGCGCGGGATGGCCGGACCGGAATACCGCGACCGGCTGAAGGCGGACCCCGATCTGCACTGGAAGGCGATGCTCCGTCACCACCGCCCCCGTAAACCGGTGATCGCCGCCGTCGAGGGCCCCTGTGTCGCGGGCGGCACCGAGATCCTCCAGGGCACCGATATCCGGGTCGCGGGCGAGAGCGCCGTCTTCGGACTCTTCGAGGTCCGCCGCGGCCTCTTCCCCATCGGCGGCTCGACCGTACGCCTGCCGCGCCAGATCCCCCGGACCCACGCCCTGGAGATGCTGCTCACCGGCCGCCCCTACAGCGCCGCCGAAGCCCGGGACATCGGACTGATCGGCCGGGTCGTCCCCGACGGCACCGCCCTCGCCGCGGCCCTGGAGATCGCCGCCGCCGTCAACGCCTGCGGACCGCTCGCCGTCGAAGCCGTCAAAGCGTCCGTCTACGAGACCGCCGACCGCTCCGAAGCGGACGGTCTCGCCGCCGAACTGGCCCGTGGCGGACCCGTCTTCGACACCGAGGACGCCGCGGAGGGCGCCCGCGCCTTCGCCGAGAAGCGCGCCCCCGTCTACCGCCGCCGCTGA
- a CDS encoding thiolase domain-containing protein yields MSKEPVAVVGVGQTVHTAARRDVSIAGLVREAALNALADAELTWADIDAVVIGKAPDFFEGVMMPELYLADALGAVGKPLMRVHTAGSVGGSTALVAAQLVAARVHPTVLTLAFEKQSESNAMWGLSLPVPFQQPLLAGAGGFFAPHVRAYIRRSGAPDTTGTLVAHKDRCNALKNPYAHLHEHGLTLEKVRSSPMLWDPIRYSETCPSSDGACAMVLTGRAGAARAPRPPAWLHGGAMRSEPTLFAGKDFVSPRAGRDCAADVYRQAGITDPRREIDTAELYVPFSWYEPMWLENLGFAAEGEGWKLTESGATGLDGDLPVNPSGGVLSTNPIGASGMIRFAEAAQQVRGAAGEHQIDGARRALGHAYGGGSQFFAMWVVGAEPPAG; encoded by the coding sequence GTGTCGAAGGAACCCGTCGCCGTCGTCGGCGTCGGCCAGACCGTGCACACCGCCGCCCGCCGCGATGTCTCCATCGCCGGGCTGGTCCGCGAGGCCGCCCTGAACGCCCTCGCGGACGCCGAACTGACCTGGGCGGACATCGACGCCGTCGTCATCGGCAAGGCCCCCGACTTCTTCGAGGGCGTGATGATGCCGGAGCTGTATCTCGCCGACGCCCTCGGCGCGGTCGGCAAACCGCTGATGCGGGTGCACACCGCGGGCTCCGTCGGCGGCTCCACGGCGCTGGTCGCCGCCCAGCTCGTGGCCGCCCGAGTGCATCCGACCGTGCTGACCCTCGCCTTCGAGAAACAGTCCGAGTCCAACGCCATGTGGGGCCTGTCCCTGCCCGTGCCGTTCCAGCAGCCGCTGCTCGCCGGGGCGGGCGGATTCTTCGCCCCCCATGTCCGCGCCTACATCAGGCGCAGCGGCGCCCCCGACACCACCGGGACCCTCGTCGCCCACAAAGACCGGTGCAACGCCCTGAAGAACCCGTACGCCCATCTCCATGAACACGGCCTCACCCTGGAGAAGGTCCGCTCGTCCCCCATGCTCTGGGACCCGATCCGCTACTCCGAGACCTGCCCTTCGTCCGACGGCGCCTGTGCGATGGTGCTGACCGGCCGGGCGGGCGCCGCCCGGGCCCCCCGGCCGCCGGCCTGGCTGCACGGCGGCGCCATGCGCAGCGAGCCGACGCTCTTCGCGGGCAAGGACTTCGTCTCCCCCCGGGCCGGGCGGGACTGCGCGGCCGACGTCTACCGGCAGGCCGGGATCACCGACCCCCGCCGGGAGATCGACACGGCCGAGCTGTACGTGCCCTTCTCCTGGTACGAGCCGATGTGGCTGGAGAACCTGGGCTTCGCCGCCGAGGGCGAGGGCTGGAAGCTGACCGAGTCCGGGGCCACCGGACTCGACGGCGATCTGCCGGTGAACCCCTCGGGCGGGGTGCTTTCCACCAATCCGATCGGCGCCTCCGGCATGATCCGCTTCGCCGAGGCGGCCCAGCAGGTACGGGGCGCGGCCGGGGAGCACCAGATCGACGGGGCCCGCCGGGCGCTGGGGCACGCCTACGGGGGAGGGTCCCAGTTCTTCGCGATGTGGGTCGTCGGCGCCGAACCCCCGGCCGGGTGA
- a CDS encoding Zn-ribbon domain-containing OB-fold protein, producing MTTAPGAPGASPLTAPLTVEFPFTRSLGPVQSAFLTGLRERIVLGVRASGAGILVPPVEYDPATAAELRELVQVGTSGTVTTWAWNSRPRPHQPLASPFAWVLVRLDGADTALLHVLDAPGPEAVRTGMRVRIRWAAERDGAITDIACFEPDDSPPAAPRTVRAHHGTFDNPVTGIVTPARLDYTHTPGRAQTRYLQALGGRRITGERCPSCDKVYVPPRGACPTCGVATAGQVEVGPRGTVTTFCIVNIKARNLDIEVPYVYAHIALDGADLPLHGRIGGIPYDEVRMGLRVEPVWTDGSRHPDHYRPTGEPDADYDTYRELL from the coding sequence ATGACCACCGCACCCGGGGCGCCCGGAGCGAGTCCGCTGACCGCCCCGCTGACCGTGGAGTTCCCCTTCACCCGCTCCCTCGGCCCCGTCCAGAGCGCCTTCCTCACCGGACTGCGCGAACGCATCGTCCTCGGCGTACGCGCCAGCGGCGCCGGAATCCTCGTCCCACCCGTCGAATACGACCCCGCGACCGCCGCCGAACTGCGCGAACTCGTCCAGGTCGGCACCAGCGGCACCGTCACCACCTGGGCCTGGAATTCCCGCCCCCGCCCCCACCAGCCCCTCGCCTCCCCCTTCGCCTGGGTCCTGGTCCGGCTCGACGGCGCCGACACCGCCCTGCTGCACGTCCTCGACGCCCCCGGCCCCGAGGCCGTCCGCACCGGAATGCGGGTCAGGATCCGCTGGGCCGCCGAACGCGACGGCGCGATCACCGACATCGCCTGCTTCGAACCCGACGACTCCCCGCCCGCCGCGCCCCGAACCGTCCGCGCCCACCACGGCACCTTCGACAACCCCGTCACCGGCATCGTCACCCCCGCCCGCCTCGACTACACCCACACCCCCGGCCGCGCCCAGACCCGCTATCTCCAGGCCCTCGGCGGACGCCGGATCACCGGTGAACGCTGCCCCTCCTGCGACAAGGTCTATGTCCCGCCCCGCGGCGCCTGCCCCACCTGCGGCGTCGCCACCGCCGGACAGGTCGAGGTCGGCCCCCGCGGCACCGTCACCACCTTCTGCATCGTCAATATCAAGGCCCGCAACCTCGATATCGAGGTGCCGTACGTCTACGCCCATATCGCCCTCGACGGCGCCGATCTCCCCCTCCACGGACGCATCGGCGGCATTCCGTACGACGAGGTGCGGATGGGACTGCGGGTCGAGCCCGTCTGGACCGACGGCTCCCGCCACCCCGACCACTACCGCCCCACCGGCGAACCCGACGCCGACTACGACACCTACCGGGAGCTGCTGTGA